One Apodemus sylvaticus chromosome 16, mApoSyl1.1, whole genome shotgun sequence genomic region harbors:
- the Lrrc70 gene encoding leucine-rich repeat-containing protein 70 produces MMAWHKVTTSGKPLESTVVESSTVWEPTRASPASRSFQESTLGNALETTAVVPVQTQLTSVTLNSEKNTAIPIDASSVSGKTSLICTQEVETLNEAFDFLLAFFILACVLIIFLIYKVIQFKQKLKALEDSVENRLEYYSFYQSARYNVTASVCNTSPDSLESSGLQQIGLDKQIVPENGAQVILFEHSAL; encoded by the coding sequence ATGATGGCCTGGCATAAAGTAACCACAAGTGGGAAACCTTTGGAAAGCACTGTGGTGGAGAGCAGTACCGTCTGGGAACCGACCCGAGCTTCCCCAGCCAGTAGATCTTTTCAAGAGAGTACACTGGGTAATGCACTGGAGACGACTGCAGTTGTGCCTGTGCAGACACAGCTCACTTCTGTTACCTTGAACTCGGAAAAAAACACTGCTATACCAATCGATGCCTCTTCTGTGTCAGGAAAAACATCTCTAATTTGTACCCAAGAAGTTGAGACGTTGAATGAGGCTTTTGACTTTTTGCTAGCTTTTTTCATCTTAGCTTgtgttttaatcatttttttgaTCTACAAAGTTATTCAGtttaaacaaaaactaaaggCGCTAGAAGACTCAGTGGAAAATAGACTTGAGTATTACAGCTTTTATCAGTCAGCAAGGTACAATGTAACTGCCTCGGTTTGTAACACCTCCCCGGATTCTCTGGAAAGTTCTGGCTTGCAACAGATTGGACTTGATAAACAAATTGTTCCTGAAAATGGGGCACAGGTTATTCTCTTTGAACACTCTGCTTTATGA